Below is a window of Camelina sativa cultivar DH55 chromosome 11, Cs, whole genome shotgun sequence DNA.
ttttaaaaatatctttttttccatatattttcttaaaaatatctgTCCatgttgattatttttaaaaatattattttttatatataaaatgatcaaattacCCTTTATTTGTGTGACAGCAaaaatgtacagtcatcaaaatcaaaaaaatttccatcaaaaaataaaaaaatcccgccaaaaaatgaaaaaatttatCGCCAAAAATTCTTATTtctgttaaaataaaaaaaatttccgacaaaatcgaaaaattttcccgcctaaaaaataaaaatattttacgcTAAAATTACGAAATTGGATTTTTCCtccaaattttttgaaatttataccttataaaaaactttttaaaatgatttacaaggtttttaaaaagttttaaaaaggtttttaaaaaggtttacaaagtttttaaaactttttaaaaggttttaaaaaggtttaaaaggttaaaaaccttataaatgcTTTTATAAGGTTGtaaacctttaaaaaaactttataaaaacattgtaaatctttttggcaggaaaatatGTTGGAAtctttttggcgggaaaaatttattttttattttattgattaaaatatttttatgaaaaaataaaataatcattaaaaattaaagaagtgtaaaaataaaattaatcaaaaaataagtatttttgaaaaataatatataaaaaaagatatttctaataaattctCGTATTATTATGCGTCTTGAGTATGTTATGAATAATTGAATAGAGGTGTAACTGTAGAAGACGATACGAAATCCACGGGTGGATCCGTGGATTATTACGTGTACACGTGGCGGTGCTTatctttatgatttatgaattcCCTTTAGCGCAGAGGGTCACATGCGACGTTTTAATtattcagaaacaaaagaaaaaaaataagagagagaagagaaggctGAAAACCTTAAGGTCAAAactgaaaagtaaaaaaaaaacagaaaaaaatgagagatgCACGTAGACAACAATTGGAATCTGGTGAATAATGCAGGCTACATTAATGTAAGTAACCTAAAGGTTCCGACCCAATGTGGCAGTTTCATGTACTGGGTTAGTACTAGCACTATGTTACgggattggttttttttttttttatcatatttttttgttttgtttttctcaatttataatttaatttggattcaatcataaatttttgataatttcaataatattttttattaatattatttacatcatcatatgatacttgagttttttatttcataaatttagtttatgaatagattttaaattttattatcaaataagTTTAGGGATTACAAACTATTAGTTCTTGATTTGTGTCTTATTCACAAACTTTTTAGAACATTAAGACATATTACTCTTTGATGTCTACATTTTAAATGTTCTTGGATCTCTTAGAGTACTTTAGGTTTAGGCACTTCAACCTTTGTCTCATAAATCTGACATAAACCAAAgatgaaacttttaaaatttactaagatcgaaagagaaataaaaaatgataattttcacATAGAAAGTTCTGGAAGTAGTAGTAAGTAACTTGTATTGTACTAAAccttgaaaaagaaaactttcTGGTCCAAAGCAGCAATTTGTTCAATATCATCTTCATTTAAAGCCTAAGTCAACAAAGAAGAGGTGAGTCAATTTACACAAACactaatatttcttcttgaagCAACCCTAAAAGTTTGAATAAAAACGACATCTTTACCTCGATTGGACCTACGATTCTAAAAGAAATTGATGAACTTTGTCATGTCCAAGTtgcttttttgtaatttttttaatcttttgtatatAAGACGACAATTGTGTGGTTAGGGAGGGACTTACCTGAGAAATTGATATCTCtatgtctctcttctcttcttccttgttcttcacattactatgcgtctctctctctattctatcttttcaaatttcttctATATCCTAATTTTTAACCTTGCCTCTTCTTCCAAAGAGTTCTCGATAATCGGAGAATTTGATTGCAGAATTTgtagattttgatgaaattcTTGTTCGAATTAATCAAAAGTGAATTTGGTGAGATTGCTTTGCCTCTTTAACAATGACCTATGCTTCTCCCATGTCTCTTGCCGCATGAGTCgtgtgttttcttctctttctgttTGTTTCATCGAAGGCAAAACTTTGTgacgattcttttgtttcttctctctaactGAATTCAAAAGCAGTCTTATAGtgtgaaagagaagaacaaacaattagagttttcgtgttttttttaagCAGTCTTATATGAATTggtttttattattctttttttatgttatatatgtatatatttttcataaattaatatcataattaattaaatttttgataaattttattattatttgcatCATCATATGATAGttgagtttttgatttcatatattaaaattttgaatatatttattttataaataagtataatttaatatatgtataatttatacaaatttaaaattatttatgattaataattttctatttgCTCTGATTTTagtagttttattttactaCATTATTAccaattcatatattaataaatacatgTTACATATAGGAGTATTACTTttacacaataaatattttgtaaatccCCTACATGTTTACATTTAATTTTGTATGCACTATATAGACAATATTTCACGTAATGTATTCAAACTCTTAATATCTTCATACCACTTGGCATGGGTTCGTTGCATTTGTCTAAAAATCATATGCAGTTTTTTAGCAAAGCATTGCAAAATCTTAAAATAGCCCGAGAAGTGATATAAATGTACTTCAAATAAACTTTATTATGAGAAGAGAACAATGTGCATTCTCAAACTCATTGTTAACATGGCAAAGCCaaaatcattttcaaaaaaaaatatttttttgttttaaaaaaaaaagactaaaactttAGCTGTAgaaattaaggaaaataaatcCCATTATATGAATGACCAACTAAATCCACATCAGTTgtctaatatatatgattgtctAACAAAACTGATACCAAACAAAATAGGAACAATACTCTCAATCTAAGAGACAAAGACTAATATCTAGCATGCCTTCAATCTTATCTCTCAGtgacaaaaccaaatcatttccattaaatttttcttttgaaagtCCTATGacctgaaaataaatatatatcatcagATTCCAGAAAACCAAATCATTTCCATTAAACTCTTCTTTTGAAAGCCCTATAacctgaaaataaataatttcctAATAATCATCAGATGCAAGAAAACCAATCAACAatacagaagaaacaaatcattAGGTTATTATTCTTTAATGAAAAGAATAACAAATGAAAAACAATGATCGAAGATAACGAGATTCTTAAATAGCCTCCAAAACAAACTAAAGCAATAGGTTATGGTACTTTCACATGGCGATTAAATGTATGTACCCAGCAAGATCCTATCCCCAATCTACAAAATTTCAGCTAAACACCAAAGATAGCATCGTAGAATCAGAAACCACAATTTCAATCTCACAATTATCCCAGATTCAGCCAAATACCAAACATcaagaaaacattcaaaattCAAACCTCGATACCTTGTTCATTTCTTGAAGCTTCTTAATCAAACCCTCCCCAATTGACATCTTCAAATCGTCCTCCACGAGAGTCATTGAGTTGCAAAAACCTCTGAGATATCTTCAAATCTCCAGGCTCCGGATCAATCATGGCTTCTCATAGATCAGTACGAACAATGGGTTTGAGATCAcagtgaaaagaagaaaaatataaaagaagaagaaatcgagcaTTCAGCAGCACAATTGGACCGTGGTATCATCACAACACcgaagaagaaatgagaaattGATTAAAACGCTCCCTCTTTCGTTTTCCTATTGCTTTGTCTACATGAGAGTAAAAACACCTGACatgtattaatgttataatcTGATTGGTTATTGTTTTGTCCACATAAGAGTAAAAATAGCTGACatgtattaattttataatctgATTGGTTAGTGAATTTAACTGATGTGTCTAACACCAGCTTCAACATTGAAGCTGATGTGTCACACCAGAAATGCAAcacatccttttttttttaacaaaaagaaccAGCTCAAATGAGCCAGTTAGGAGGAAAATtgtctacaaacaaaacatgatgcggagaCACATGCGCTTGACGTGCTAAAGAATCCGCTCGTACATTAGCATTAcgtgaaaaatatttatttattatttattatattattattattatttattagttattattaagaaaaaaacggatttattatattattattattatttattagttattattaagaaaaaatgggTTGGAtcgttttaaaataaaaataatatagtgAACATAAAGGAACATGCATTCTTCTTTATTCGATCTTGCGTTACTTAAAAAATGAACACAATAATATTAAATCAAGTAATTGGAtgcatgaaaaaaataaaattgttaaatgCTTCATTACCTCCCAAGGTCTTTGGCgagttttgtttattgattgatGTAATTGACTTTGATATAAATTACTTCTTTCTATGGCTTACTTCGATCTAAATTGCCGAAGATTTAGACTTTTGTAATGAGCTAGTAGCGACGAATATTAAATCGTCAATAATAAACACGCATGCTTTATAATGTCATTTCTTCTACTCCACTTAGGATCATGGTGGATGTCTCATAAAGGGGATAAATTCACATCAAggaatatttaaaagaaaacaaaaggtgtGTCACTATTATTTTCGACGGTTTGTTAAGTTCTTTCGAGAAAAAGTTAGTCGCATTAacaaatatctttcttttttagcATACATTACCATCTGAACATGACCACTCCTACACAAAGGAGTAGTAAGATGTGGttaaaaccattttttcttttttgttatatttttcttttttcgattTCTGATacaaagaataaatataattatatagaagAAATGTGAACTTTCCCGCCTATGTAGATGCATGTATCACATAATTACAGGAATGGCTAGATACAAGTAAAAACCATAGCCACTGCCGACTGCAATGTGAGTAATTGTTGTAGATTAGCCAGCCTCACCATTGGTGGAACAGTTGCTTAGATATTAcataccaaaaaacaaacaagtgttctagacaaagaataaagagatagattcataaaataaatataaaaattgattgatgattatCAAATGATATtatatgtgtttatatagggataagaaacttggtaacaaaaccaagtattgattattcttgaaactaaaagtaaataaatatagatagttgaatgaataCCCAACTTTTGGTGCATGTTTCATTCCTAATGTTTCTTTCCCtaggtgagttgaactctattttcgtcactcctctttgaccacaaaataaagtgattattttgggctttcttggatttgaattaggctcaaagtgcgctggacttgataggtatcatccccaatagattttcccatgctctctttggccataagctcttgaattaaCTCATTAAGTGCATTCtttagcttcttagcttttgctatagtcattggtccttcaggtacaagcaatggttcctctGCTACAAGCTTctcgggttcaagctcagctacaagttcCTCGGATTCAAACTCAgctacaagctgctcctcattagctccatccatgatcacatcaacAAGGTACCTCTCTTATTTCAGCTCCGATGGATCTTGCTTTGGGTTTAGTTAATAATGCTACGGCTGATATTACTTTAAGGGAGCCGAGTTCTCATAGACAGAGAATTAATAGTCCCCATGTTAAAAAAGGTGTTagtggttctaggatggttGTTATGGCTTTTGCTTCTATGGGGAAACATTTATTAGATAAGGCTTTGTCTAAACCTGCAGGTGCAGGGAATAAACAGAAGGGAATAGGGAGACAGGACAATACTACATTGCAAGGTAAACCAGCGGATGGTGGTCGTCAAGTCAAGAAACGGATGGTGGTGCTCTCGAACCCATCGGCTTAAACGTGAAGACCTTAAGTTGGAAATGTCATAACATAGGGGCTGACCTGACAGAGAATTATTTGGAAGATTTGTGGAAGAAGCACCGAccagacattttatttttatcagaaacaaagaaatatttttcttatttacaaaaatttcagaataagtttggttataataatttgtatactGTTGAAACCCGCGGGTCTAGTGGTGGTTTAGCTTTATGTTCCatggatgaaataaaactttcaattCTTTATGATAGTGATCGTATTATTGATGCAAAAGCATTCTTTGGACaacaactgttttttttgtcttttgtttatggtgatcaTGTTCCTCAACATCGAGCGAATGTATGAGATAAGTTATCGGATATTGGCTATTTCCGTGTTGATCCTTGGTTtatgattggtgattttaaCGAATTGGTTGGGAATCATGAGAAAAAGGGTGGTGCGTTGAGGGCAGCCTCTTCTTTTGTGCCTTTTAAATCAATGCTTCAACATTGCGGGATGCTTGAATTTCCTTGTTATGGTGAGCATCTATCCTGGAGAGGTAATTGATGTAATAATCAGGTGGTTCGGTGTCGGTTAGACCGTGCGTTGggtaatgaggattggcatggATTTTATCCTAACTCGAAGGTAAATTACTTGGATATGATTGGTTCTGATCATTTCCCAATTTTAGCAACTTGTCTGAAAGTAGATAGGAGACGAAATTGGCAGTTCTGCTTTGATAAGCGCTAGTTCGAAAAGGATGGTTTAACAGGGGCGGTTGAGTCCGGGTGGAATCATACAAGGAATTTTTGGATACCGGGTTTTGcggataagaaaaaaaattgtaagaattTGATTTCCTGGTGGCGAAAGAATAATATATGTACTGGTCCTTCGCTCATCTCGTCCTTGAAGGCGGCTCTGCAGGAGGCGAAGATTGATGTCTCGATTTCTCAGGAGGAAATCCGGGATATTGAGAGGAACTTAAAAGAGGCGTAGCGTGATGAAGAATTATATCTGCAACAAAAAAGTAGGAATTCTGGTTAAGGGTTGgtgacaaaaatacaaaattattccAAGCCATTACTAAGCAACGGCGGGTGCAAAATaggattattggtttatttgatgTCGATAATGTTTGGAATGGATCAACCTCTGGTATGGAGAATATTGCTATAAATTACTTTGAGGATCTCTTCAAGAAATCAGATGTCAGGGGTATTTCAGAGGTGATTCAGGAGATTACCCCACTTATTACGGATAGTATGAACAGGGATCTAATTAGGGACATCTCTGAAGCGGAAGTATGAAAAGCTTTGTTTGATATGCATCCGGAGAAAACTCCAGGTCCTGATGGAATGATGGTCTTGTTTTTTCAACGTTTCTAATCATCGTTAAAAAGGGATTTGGTGGCTTTGGTTAAAGAGTTTTTTAGAACGGGTAGCTTTGATCCTCGTTTAAATGAGACGCATATCTGCCTCATTCCTAAAATAGATCGACCGTAGCGAATGGCGGAGTTTAGGCCGATCAGTCTTTGTAACGtgagttataaaattatttctaaagtaCTGTGTTTTTGGCTTAAATGGTTCTTGTCATTCCTGGTTTCAGAAACTCAGTCGGCTTTTGTTTATGGTCGCTTAATCACAGATAATATTCTTgttgctcaggagatgttttTTTGGCTAAATACTAATCGACGGTGTACTTCGGAGTTTCTGGCCTTCAAAAAGGATATGAATAAAGCTTATGATCGTGTTGAGTGAGATTTCTTGGAAGCAGTTATGGTTAGGTTAGGATGCGATAGGAaatggatttcatggattatgtgGTGCGTATCTTCTGTGTCGTATCAAGTTCTTATTAATGGTTAGCCTCAGGGCTCTATTACACAACATAGGGGATTACATCAAGGGGATCTTCTGTCACCgtatttgtttaaactttgCAAAGAGGTTTTGATAGCAAACATTAAGAAGGTTGAACGGGAGAAGAAATTAACGGGTATCACAATCGCTCGTGATTGTCCCACTATTTCACATTTGTTATTTGGTGATGATAgcctgttttttttgtaaagcagAGGCGACTGAATGTAGAATGGTAATGGAAATAATAAGTAATTATGGTAAAGCCTCGGGGCAAGAGGTTAATCTGGAGAAGTcttctattatgtttggtaagAAGGTTCCGTCTGACATCCGAACTCCGTTAAAATCCGTTATTGGTATTTCTAAGGAAGGCGACATTGGTTCCTATTTGGGTATCCCTGAAAACCTTTGGGGTTCgagaactaaggtttttagCTATGTTAATGATTGTCCGGATGATCGAGTAAAGATTGGTCTACTAAGTATCTATCGAAATGTGGTaaggaagttatgattaaatcggtTGTGTTAGCTCTCCCGGCTCATGTTATGTCGTGTTATAAACTGCCACAGAAGCTGACGTCTAAACTAATGAGCGCTATCTCAAAATTTTGGTGGAAGTTTAATGATAAGGCACATATGCACTGGGTagcttgggataaaatgtgCAAAGACAAATGTGAAGGAGGTCTGGGCTTCCGTGCTCTGGAAAAATTTAATGACGCCATGCTGGCTAAACAgtattggcggttaattcatCATCTGACATCGTTAATGGCTTGGGTGATGCGAGGTcgatattttaggaataaacTTTCCTCTTATGGCCAAAAAACAGTATTATCCTTCATTTGCATGGAGGAGTTTTCATGCAACTAAAGACTTGGTGGAACAAGGATCGAGGTGGGCGATAGGCATTTTACTAAGTCGGGGAAGTATTTGGTCAAATCGGGTTACCAGCTTGCCCGGGAATTGATCAAAGAAGTTGAATACGAGCCGTTGTGTTCGGCTCTTCGGGCTCAAGCTTGGAAACTTGAAGTTCCCCGAAGGTCCAACATATTTTCTGGAAGATTGCCTTTGGTACTCTTCCTGTGTTGGAATGGATTGCTCATCGGGGTGTCTGATGTGATACTTAGTGTAAACGGTGTGATTCGGCGATAGAGACTATAAATCATGCTCTCTTTGAGTGTCCTCGTTCGCACAGTATCTGGGAGTTGTCTCCGGTATCGCTAGCCCCTGATGGCTTTCCCTATGGTTCAATATAttcgaatttagattttatattctGGCGGACGTCCTCTCAATCGGGGGTTTCAGACATCGTTTTTCGTCTACCATGGATTCtatggtcaatttggaaagatagaaataaaaaagttttccagGGTACAGAGGCAGCGccaattgatattttaaatcaggcgattaatgataaattactaTGGTAGGAGGCCAAATCTTTTCCTGAGAGATATCTGGATTCTTCGCCAATTTTGGAGGCCAGAGACCCCTTTCCTCGTTGTCAGGTTGATGGATTCTTTCCAGAATCGGATCCTCTTGAGGGTTTAGGATGGTGGTATTGTAATAGTGAGGATTCGACGCTACTCGTGGGAGCGCGGAGCCTTAGACGCAGCCCTACTCCTCTGCATGCAGAGTTACAAGCATTAATTTGGGCTATTAAGTCCAATCTGGCGGGTGGCATTGATTATCAATTttttgagacggattgtgcaaAGTTAGTCACGATGATTCAGACGCCTGATGATTGGCCCGCATTTTTAAACCTGCTGGATGATTTCTCTTTACTTAGATCATATTTCCTTTCCTTCACCCTCTCTAGGATCCCACATAGAtccaatataaaagcaaattgTCTTGCTCATTTTTCACgatctttaatttataaatttttttttgtaaacttataTCTACTGTTCGAGCAAACAatcttaaaattttcctttaatttaatgtaatgtttagttaaaaaaaaaaaaaaaaaaatcaaaattaatatctCAATGAGATGCGGCGTTTGGGTACTATTCAAAACTGTCTCCTCCACTCAACATATAGCATCGCCGGCTACGGAGAAGACTTAGAAAAAATGGAAGGACTTTGTTTAACCCTTCAGCCCTTTCCTTCCTCCGTTATTCAACGGCGGCTCTCTACTTTTAACCTCCACAACAGACTTATCAGACCCTCTTCTTGTGCTCCTCTTcgtgctcatcaaaaggtttcatttttcttcatcCAATTTCATCTTCTTGTATACACACCATAGTTGCAATTTCGTAAATTTTCACTATGAATCGAGTTGGTGGTATCAATAGCTTTTCAGCTTCTGGAGttgggataaaaaaaaagtcagaatcAATGTTAGGTAGGTCCTCTAGTATCCTGGAATTGCTTGTTGAACATTGAGTGCACTTGAGAATCTGTTATGTAGTGAAGAAACTGTATTATGTTGAGAACTTAAgtagcttttttgtttttgtttggttaggcTGGAATCACAGAAGGTTCTGATTCAGCATCGGAGGGTAAAGTGAGTGATGTCAAGATCAGTGAGCAAGAAGTGAATATGTACCAGAATGAAGTAGTTGAAAGTCAGGGTATTAAGATAAGGAGAAGACCACCCACTGGACCTCCAATGCATTACGTTGGACCTTTTGAGTTCCGCCTTCAGAACGAGGGCAATACGCCTCGTAACATTTTGGAAGAGATTGTATGGCACAAGGATAAAGAAGTTGCTCAGGTatgcttctttgtttctttcatttatgTTCCTCAGTTGCTTTGATTCCCAAGGTTTGCTGCATTTGcagatgaaagagagaaagcCACTTTATACCTTGAAGAAGGCTCTTGATAATATTCCTCCGGCTCAAGACTTCATTGGTGCTCTTAGATCTGCTCATCAAAGAACCGGGTTGCCTGGTTTAATAGCTGAGGTTAAGAAAGCTTCACCAAGCAGAGGAATCCTAAGAGAGGATTTTAACTCGGTATGAACTCACCTCTTTCTTCCCATCCTGTCAATGTGAATACGTTTAGGGATTGAAAGAATTATGTCTGAAGGCTTGATATCTTAGGTTGAAATTGCACAAGCTTATGAAAAGGGTGGAGCAGCATGTCTTAGTGTTTTGACAGATGACAAATACTTCAAGGTAATGCTGTAAAGAACTTTGAGACCAACGAAAGTATGATTAGCTTGTTCGTAATGAAGCCATTATCTGTTTCATATAGGGAAGCTATGAGAACCTGCAAGCTATAAGGGAAGCTGGTGTAAAGGTTCTTGCTTTCTCTGTTTAATCCTGTTCGGATTCTTTGTCATTCCACAGTGACATGCAAAGTTCTGATGTcttgtcacaaaaaaaaaatgcagtgCCCTTTGCTGTTGAAAGAGTTCATTGTTGAGGCATGGCAGATATACTATGGTAGAAGCAAGGGCGCAGATGCAGTTCTGTTGATCGCTTCTGTGTTACCTGACCTTGACATCAAATACATGATTAAGATTTGCAAAATACTTGGAATGGCTACACTTGTGGAGGTGTGTATGTGTTTCTTCAGGGGAGCCACTTTCATATATGCCTCAACAAAAGAAATGCTTCTGCCTCTTCGTAATCCTGATTTTTTCTGGTTACTACATGCCATTAGGTTCATGACGAAAGGGAGATGGATCGTGTACTTGCAATTGAAGGAGTCGAGCTCATTGGCATCAATAACCGTAACCTTGGTAATGCTTGAACAAGACCTCCTTCAAAGCTAGAGAATACAATCCGTCTTGATCCGTTTTACCACCCTTTCTTTCAGAAACGTTTGAGGTAGATCTTGGTATCACAAAGAAGCTACTTGAAGGAGAGCGTGGCGAACTGATCCGTCAAAAAGACATCCTCGTAAGTAGTAGTATTCACATTCCTTGTTTCTCTTACCCCCCTTACAATGTATACACACACCTCACTTAAAGTCTGTCTATCCTCAACTTGTCTTTACACGGTAGGTGGTTGGAGAATCTGGGTTATTCACTCCCGAAGATATCGCCTTTGTACAAGAAGCCGGCGTCAAAGCAGTAAGCTTACACAAACATTATGGCTTACACAAACATTATGGTCAAAGATAACATTTCTCAAAATGCTGGTTCACCTAATCTTAGCTCCcatgtgatttttctttttctgttattAGGTTCTAGTCGGCGAATCTCTTATTAAACAAAGTGATCACGGGAAGGCAATCAGCACCCTTTTTGGAAGAGATATATCAAAGTAGAAAGCTTTTGTATAGAGAAAATCTTCACTGCGTCTCTTGATAAggctctttttttcttttaagtgcCGTGCTCATTCAAGTGTGCAGAGGCTTGTGTCTTTGCagaaatgtcaaaaaaaaaaaaaaaaatctctcgtCATACATACACAACGTGTACATGAGGATAAATCAAGTCAATGCATTGGTCGATGACTCAATAAATTTCCGGCAGTACATGAGGATAAATCATTAACTACGATAAATTGGTCCATAATTTAGAATTGACTGTCacaagtaagaaaaaaatagaattgagttttcatataaataaatagactTAACAACATCGACGATCACTCCTTTATTGAGAGACCAACTTACATATAATTTAAAGTGCAATTGCTGACTCTTGGAAGCTGGAAGAGAGATAGATCCATCTATATAGTTTACCAACCTGAGGGAAAGAAAACATACACATGGGACAAGATCATGAGTTCCTTTCGCGCATTTTATGTCGTCGATCTATGAAAACTACAGAGAATGTGCGTTACCTGGATTCATAATGCATCAAAGGAGTTCAAGAACAAGAGCAGAAGCACCTCCGCCTCCGTTGCACACTCCTCCCACACCGTACTTTCCGTTTCTCTTCTTTAGTATCCCAAGCAATGTGATTAGAATACGAGCGCCACTGCAGCCTAGAGGATGTCCTAAAGAGACAGCTCCTCCGTTTACGTTCACCTTCTCCTGTTAAGGAAAGAGGAATGTTAATGAAATCACTTGAGTAAGTTGACTGAGAAGATGATGTTATTAGGAGACTTACCGGGCTAATCCCAAGTAGCTTTTGGTTAGCTAGTGCTACAACCTGGGAAAAAGGCAGTTTAATAAGAATAAGCCATCGCAAATGTTTGTCCCTTCTTTAGGGGAAGAAGTCCAATTTTCTTACTGCAAATGCTTCATTAATCTCATAGTAATCAACTTGAGAAGATTCCAAACCAGCATGTGCAATAGCTTTCGGTATCGCAAGAGCAGGAGCAGTAGTGAAAAACTCTGGTTCCTGCACGGTTCAAGTCTCACTTAGTGAATAGAATAAGACAtctaaaattattgtatttaagAAGGAAAGGCGAGATTATAAGTAACGTACCTGAGCTGCATCACCATAACCTTTAATTTTTGCGAGTACTTGAAGTCCTAGCTGAAGCGCCTTCTCTCCACTCACTAGGACAAGAGCAGCTGCACCATCACTGTCAAAAGGAGGCAAATTTTACttcagagaaagagaagttgCAAGTCTAACAAAAGATCTATTTCATAGATCACACTGGTTCTCTAAaacataagaatatatatatatatggtcatcTGGTAAAAGTACCTTATGCTAGATGCATTTCCAGCTGTAACAGTGCCTCCATTCTCCTTGAAACTAGGAC
It encodes the following:
- the LOC104725307 gene encoding indole-3-glycerol phosphate synthase, chloroplastic isoform X1 produces the protein MRRLGTIQNCLLHSTYSIAGYGEDLEKMEGLCLTLQPFPSSVIQRRLSTFNLHNRLIRPSSCAPLRAHQKAGITEGSDSASEGKVSDVKISEQEVNMYQNEVVESQGIKIRRRPPTGPPMHYVGPFEFRLQNEGNTPRNILEEIVWHKDKEVAQMKERKPLYTLKKALDNIPPAQDFIGALRSAHQRTGLPGLIAEVKKASPSRGILREDFNSVEIAQAYEKGGAACLSVLTDDKYFKGSYENLQAIREAGVKCPLLLKEFIVEAWQIYYGRSKGADAVLLIASVLPDLDIKYMIKICKILGMATLVEVHDEREMDRVLAIEGVELIGINNRNLETFEVDLGITKKLLEGERGELIRQKDILVVGESGLFTPEDIAFVQEAGVKAVLVGESLIKQSDHGKAISTLFGRDISK
- the LOC104725307 gene encoding indole-3-glycerol phosphate synthase, chloroplastic isoform X2, translated to MYQNEVVESQGIKIRRRPPTGPPMHYVGPFEFRLQNEGNTPRNILEEIVWHKDKEVAQMKERKPLYTLKKALDNIPPAQDFIGALRSAHQRTGLPGLIAEVKKASPSRGILREDFNSVEIAQAYEKGGAACLSVLTDDKYFKGSYENLQAIREAGVKCPLLLKEFIVEAWQIYYGRSKGADAVLLIASVLPDLDIKYMIKICKILGMATLVEVHDEREMDRVLAIEGVELIGINNRNLETFEVDLGITKKLLEGERGELIRQKDILVVGESGLFTPEDIAFVQEAGVKAVLVGESLIKQSDHGKAISTLFGRDISK